A genomic segment from Dechloromonas denitrificans encodes:
- the sugE gene encoding quaternary ammonium compound efflux SMR transporter SugE, with amino-acid sequence MSPTQAWLILFIAGLCEVGWAVGLKYTEGFSRLWPSAATVLAMVASVVLLSWSLKVLPLGTAYAIWTGIGAVGTAILGIYLFGESREAARLASIGLIVAGIVGLKLLTPDSH; translated from the coding sequence ATGAGCCCGACCCAAGCCTGGCTCATTCTTTTCATCGCCGGCCTGTGCGAAGTCGGCTGGGCGGTCGGTTTGAAATATACCGAGGGATTCAGCCGGCTCTGGCCTTCGGCGGCGACCGTGCTGGCGATGGTCGCCAGTGTCGTGCTGCTCAGCTGGTCGTTAAAGGTTTTGCCGCTTGGTACGGCCTATGCGATCTGGACCGGCATCGGCGCGGTCGGCACGGCGATTCTGGGTATCTATCTGTTCGGCGAGTCACGGGAAGCGGCGCGGCTGGCCAGTATCGGCCTGATTGTGGCCGGCATTGTCGGGCTCAAGCTGCTGACGCCGGACTCACATTAG